A section of the Sebastes fasciatus isolate fSebFas1 chromosome 5, fSebFas1.pri, whole genome shotgun sequence genome encodes:
- the atpaf1 gene encoding ATP synthase mitochondrial F1 complex assembly factor 1, which yields MVDGSDVKMSVALVQMSCLYRGMLAVRSTGIRPLIPGLVPVMFRAFSVRKKEPEEQLEENPFYNKYQHKIQQLQSAKPQEYKVRVENRHEAKKEVLGHSKQVEFVRLMEQELERKDKLAAGDGASGGFTKNKTLGSILNLKMIGDKTAEEITELWMSYYSTKDTISAVIPTQMYEMILSRSKSCPMFLYALPQREGYEFFLAQWSGHELHFTSLINVQTLGENAPSQLILYHYTDLKDEKGVVLMTAELDPKFITVHQAQCLANQVQLFYGAQRQETYRLVEAFNHHPAEFKHMSVIAELEQNGLGSAVAPGGR from the exons ATGGTGGACGGGAGTGATGTGAAGATGTCGGTGGCGCTGGTGCAGATGTCTTGTTTGTACCGGGGCATGTTGGCGGTCCGGTCTACCGGCATCAGGCCGCTGATCCCCGGGCTGGTCCCGGTGATGTTCAGAGCCTTCTCGGTGCGGAAGAAGGAGCcggaggagcagctggaggagaacCCGTTCTACAACAAGTACCAGCACAAGATACAGCAGCTGCAGAG CGCCAAACCACAGGAGTACAAGGTCCGAGTGGAGAATCGCCATGAGGCCAAGAAGGAAGTTCTGGGACACTCAAAGCAGGTGGAGTTCGTCCGGCTCATGGAGCAGGAG TTGGAGAGAAAGGACAAGCTGGCTGCTGGCGATGGAGCATCAGGAGGTTTCACAAAGAACAAG ACGCTGGGCTCCATCCTCAACCTGAAGATGATCGGGGACAAGACGGCCGAGGAGATTACAGAG CTTTGGATGAGCTATTATTCGACCAAAGACACAATCAGCGCCGTCATCCCG ACACAGATGTACGAGATGATTTTGAGCAGATCAAAGTCGTGCCCGATG TTCCTCTACGCTCTGCCTCAGAGGGAAGGTTATGAGTTTTTCTTGGCTCAATGGTCCGGACATGAGCTCCACTTCACTTCCCTCATCAACGTCCAG ACGCTGGGCGAGAACGCTCCCAGTCAGCTGATCCTCTACCACTACACAGACCTGAAGGATGAGAAGGGTGTGGTCCTCATGACGGCCGAGCTGGACCCCAAGTTCATA ACCGTCCACCAGGCTCAGTGCTTGGCCAATCAGGTGCAGCTGTTCTACGGCGCGCAGAGGCAGGAGACGTACCGATTGGTCGAGGCATTTAACCACCACCCTGCAGAATTCAAACACATGTCGGTGATAGCGGAGCTGGAACAGAACGGCTTGGGCTCGGCGGTCGCGCCCGGGGGACGGTAG